CGGCCGTCCGGAAAGCGGCGGCGGTAGTCCTCGCTGTCGGCGAAGCTGGGCGCCAGCTTGGGCGCCGGCTCCATCTCGGCCTGCTTGATGAAGTCGGGACAGAGGTATTGCGCCACCGAGACCTCCGAGGGCGTGGCGTGGTGCCCCTCGGCGTCGCCATAGAGTTTCTTGGCCAGCTCTCGCGTCTTGGGGCGGATCCACCAGTTGCGCACGGTGCATCTGAGCTCGCCGTTGCCGCCGCCGCGGGCCAGGCTGCTCTCGCTGTAGATCTCCGAGAAGGCGGCCTGGATGGTGGCCACGTTGCCGCCGTGGCCGTTGACGAAATAGAAGCGCCGGAAGCCGTGGCGGCCGAGCGAAACCACGTTGTCCCGGATGACCGCGATCAGGGTCGATGGACGCAGCGTCATGGAGCCGCTAAAGGCCATGTGGTGCTGCGCCATGCCGACGTTGATGGTCGGTGTAACCAGGGCCCCGGTGGCCTCGCCGATGGCGCCGCCGATGCCTTCGGCGCAAATGGCATCGGTGCCGATCAGGCCGTTGGGACCGTGCTGTTCGGTCGAGCCGATGGGTATGATGATGCCGTCGGCGCCATCGAGATAGCCCTCGACCTCGCTCCAGGTTGAGTGGTGCAGCAACATGGCGATCCTCCTTCGTGGTTGCACCTTGTGCCTGAACGGCCGGGATTTGTCCATCGGCCAGGCGCGGCGTTTCGAGCGCGTTGTTCCGCCGCCCATTTGAATCAATAATGCGTCTGCCGCGGTGCCATGCTGGCGGCTGCCCGCGGCCCCGCGGGCGCCTGTAGGATTTATGGAGGTCACCCCCCATGAGCGAGAATTCGCTGTTCCCCGTGGCCCGGGACTGGGCCGACAAGGCCTGGTGCGACAAGGCCGGTTACCAGGACATGTACCGCCGTTCGATCGAGGATCCCGAGGGCTTCTGGGGTGAGGAGGGCAAGCGTATCGATTGGCTCAAGCCCTACACCAAGGTCAAGGACGTCTCCTATTCGGGCGATGTCCATATCCGCTGGTTCGAGGACGGTACCCTGAACGCCAGCGCCAATTGCCTCGACCGCCATCTGGCCAGCCGCGGCGACCAGACCGCCATCATCTGGGAGGGCGACGACCCGGCCGAGGACAAGCGCCTGAGCTATCGCCAACTGCACGCCCAGGTCTGCCGCTTGGCCAACGGCCTCAAGTCGATCGGCGCCAAGAAGGGCGACCGCGTGACCATCTATCTGCCGATGATCCCCGAGGCCGCCATCGCCATGCTGGCCTGCGCCCGCATCGGCGCCGTTCATTCCGTGGTGTTCGGCGGCTTTTCGCCCGACAGCCTGGGCGGGCGCATCCGGGATTGCGATTCCAACATCGTCATCACCTCCGACGAGGGGCTGCGCGGCGGACGTCCCATTCCGCTCAAGGCCAACACGGATGCGGCGCTGGAATCCTGCCCGACGATCGAGAAATGCGTCGTCGTCAAGCGCACCGGCGGCGACATCGAATGGCATGAGGGGCGCGACGTCTGGTACCACGACATCACCGAGGCGGCCTCGGAGGATTGCCCGCCCGAGGAGATGGCCGCCGAAGACCCGCTCTTTATCCTCTATACCTCGGGCAGTACCGGCCAGCCCAAGGGCGTGCTGCACACCACCGGCGGCTACATGGTCTACACCGCGATCACCCACCAGTACGTCTTCGACTACCACGATGGCGACATCTACTGGTGCACCGCCGACGTGGGCTGGGTCACCGGCCACAGCTACATCGTCTACGGTCCCCTGGCCAACGGCGCCACCACGGTGATGTTCGAGGGCGTACCCAACTATCCCGATTCGTCACGCTTCTGGCAGGTTTGCGACAAGCACCAGATCAACATCTTCTATACCGCGCCGACCGCCATCCGGGCGCTCATGCGCGAGGGCGACGGGCCGGTGGCCAAGACCAGCCGCCAATCGATCCGGCTGCTGGGCACGGTCGGCGAGCCCATCAATCCCGAAGCCTGGCTGTGGTATCACCGGGTGGTCGGCGAGGGCCGTTGTCCCATCGTCGATACCTGGTGGCAGACCGAGACCGGCGGCATTCTGATCACGCCGCTGCCCGGCGCCATCGACCTCAAGCCGGGCTCGGCAACGCTGCCCTTCTTCGGCGTCAAGCCCGAGATCGTCGATGCCGACGGCCAGGTGATCGAAGGCGCCGGCCAAGGCAACCTGGTCATCAGCGACGCTTGGCCGGGCCAGATGCGGACGGTTTTCCGTGACCACGAACGCTTCAAGCAGACCTACTTTTCGACCTACCAGGGAAAATACTTCACCGGCGACGGCTGCCGCCGCGACGAGGACGGCTATTATTGGATCACCGGCCGCGTCGACGACGTCATCAACATCTCGGGCCACCGCATGGGAACCGCCGAGGTGGAGAGTGCGCTGGTCAGCCACGCCCTGGTCGCCGAGGCCGCCGTGGTCGGCTTTCCCCACGACATCAA
This sequence is a window from Alphaproteobacteria bacterium. Protein-coding genes within it:
- the acs gene encoding acetate--CoA ligase — protein: MSENSLFPVARDWADKAWCDKAGYQDMYRRSIEDPEGFWGEEGKRIDWLKPYTKVKDVSYSGDVHIRWFEDGTLNASANCLDRHLASRGDQTAIIWEGDDPAEDKRLSYRQLHAQVCRLANGLKSIGAKKGDRVTIYLPMIPEAAIAMLACARIGAVHSVVFGGFSPDSLGGRIRDCDSNIVITSDEGLRGGRPIPLKANTDAALESCPTIEKCVVVKRTGGDIEWHEGRDVWYHDITEAASEDCPPEEMAAEDPLFILYTSGSTGQPKGVLHTTGGYMVYTAITHQYVFDYHDGDIYWCTADVGWVTGHSYIVYGPLANGATTVMFEGVPNYPDSSRFWQVCDKHQINIFYTAPTAIRALMREGDGPVAKTSRQSIRLLGTVGEPINPEAWLWYHRVVGEGRCPIVDTWWQTETGGILITPLPGAIDLKPGSATLPFFGVKPEIVDADGQVIEGAGQGNLVISDAWPGQMRTVFRDHERFKQTYFSTYQGKYFTGDGCRRDEDGYYWITGRVDDVINISGHRMGTAEVESALVSHALVAEAAVVGFPHDIKGQGIYAYVTLTVGQEPNEALRDELAKWVRKEIGPIATPDHIQWAPGLPKTRSGKIMRRILRQIAADQSDDLGDTSTLADPGVVDDLVANRMSKSA
- a CDS encoding creatininase family protein, whose translation is MLLHHSTWSEVEGYLDGADGIIIPIGSTEQHGPNGLIGTDAICAEGIGGAIGEATGALVTPTINVGMAQHHMAFSGSMTLRPSTLIAVIRDNVVSLGRHGFRRFYFVNGHGGNVATIQAAFSEIYSESSLARGGGNGELRCTVRNWWIRPKTRELAKKLYGDAEGHHATPSEVSVAQYLCPDFIKQAEMEPAPKLAPSFADSEDYRRRFPDGRIGSDPSLSSPEDGGRLFAAAVEELSADYREFIAES